The Nostoc sp. KVJ3 sequence GAGGCTCTTGAATTGATTGGGTTTAAATTCCCATTTGTTGCGTTAGCTTCCAAAATTTAAATTATATTCCGGATCAGACTGCTCCAAGAGAGTGTATGTATAAAAAAGAGAACTACATTCCCAGATGATTAACCAAATTACCGCTTTAGAATCCTGTTGGCATATTTCTCCTGAGTGGGGTCAGACTATGCCTCCAGTAGCAGTAAGAATGTTAGAAAAAGTTTTGTTGCCAATCTCAGACTTGTCAGGCTACTGCTGTGGTGTTTTGTGGAAAAAACAGGAATGGATTTATGCAATTGTTTGCCAGAATGAAACTCTCTACTTAGCTGAACAAGAATTTCATCCAACAAAAGGAAGTAGAAAAGTCCATTGTTTCCACTCCAGCTTTTGAATTAGGGGACATAGTTGAGGTTGATTTCGGTGAACAGCCGACACGCCGTATTATTCAAGGAATTTTTAGCCTCAAAGATAATTGGCTTTATGGGGTAGAGTGGCGCTCTCCAATTTTAGAAGAAGTGTCTGCCCAAAGCAGAACAATATGGCTTGCTGATGTTGATTTAGTAAATGTTGGTGTATGACTATTGTAAAAAAACAATAGGTACAACAAGGGTAAACGTTGAGCTTTCACACGAAAACCATAGCCAAGAGCTAGCAGGGTTGTAAATTACTTTAGATGATGATGCCTTGGAACCCACATTCCGCACTTCAAAAGTAGCATAAAGTAATACAGAGTTATCCTTGGATATACCTGAGTAAAAATACTTAGAAGCTTCTAATCGAAAAAGTGAGACAATCAAAAAAATCTAAAATATTTTA is a genomic window containing:
- a CDS encoding DUF1392 domain-containing protein, which encodes MVSTPAFELGDIVEVDFGEQPTRRIIQGIFSLKDNWLYGVEWRSPILEEVSAQSRTIWLADVDLVNVGV
- a CDS encoding DUF1392 domain-containing protein: MINQITALESCWHISPEWGQTMPPVAVRMLEKVLLPISDLSGYCCGVLWKKQEWIYAIVCQNETLYLAEQEFHPTKGSRKVHCFHSSF